From Arachis stenosperma cultivar V10309 chromosome 2, arast.V10309.gnm1.PFL2, whole genome shotgun sequence, one genomic window encodes:
- the LOC130961396 gene encoding E3 ubiquitin ligase PQT3-like isoform X3, with product MEAEPENSSLTAEDASAVKYPEDSEWDEFGNDLYAIPDVPPIQSSNLIPEAPPTNKADEESKIKALIDTPALDWQRQGSDFGAGRGFGRGMGGRMAGGRGFGLERKTPPQGYVCHRCKVPGHFIQHCPTNGDPNYDIKRVKQPTGIPRSMLMVNPQGSYALPNGSVAVLKPNEAAFEKEIEGLPSATRSVGDLPPELHCPLCNDVMKDAVLTSKCCFKSFCDKCIRDYVISKSMCKCGATNILADDLLPNKTLRDTINRILESGNSSAENAGSTFQVQDMESARCPQLKLPSPTSSATSKGEPKVSLVHEGMTNVLETVDDRKTVSAPAPLQTSEQVKPRMPDVSEATHESMSVKEPASQGSAQLVEEEVQQKMVPAEAGKKKKRKKVHLPANDFQWKTPHDLGDESYMMPMGPAPGYNSYWNGMQPCMEGFMGPYGVPMQMMGYGLGPLDMPFAGGLPRDPFGMQGYMMPVVPPHRDLAAEYGMGMNVPPPVMSREEFEARKADRCRKRENEKRIDRDFFKDRDFGREASSIGDVPMKSKTGLEVVTRVTRMSVSPRELEPPRATKRKADYHVDWNRECERDHDHDRDQRDHRDRERGHHHHRHHRSESSSRMSSEPPKPPQLHHHLQLQTANRRPVFSPA from the exons ATGGAAGCTGAACCTGAAAACAGCAGCTTAACAGCTGAAGATGCATCTGCTGTAAAATAT CCAGAAGATTCAGAATGGGATGAATTTGGAAATGATTTGTATGCGATTCCTGATGTACCACCCATTCAATCAAGCAACTTAATTCCTGAAGCTCCTCCAACCAACAAAGCTGATGAAGAAAGTAAGATAAAGGCTTTGATTGATACTCCTGCCTTGGATTGGCAACG TCAAGGATCGGACTTTGGTGCTGGTAGAGGTTTTGGAAGAGGTATGGGTGGACGGATGGCGGGTGGTCGTGGTTTTG GGCTGGAGCGGAAAACACCTCCTCAAGGCTATGTATGTCACAGGTGCAAGGTTCCTG gcCATTTTATTCAGCACTGCCCTACAAACGGTGATCCAAATTATGACATCAAGAGAGTTAAACAACCTACTGGTATTCCGAGATCCATGCTGATGGTGAACCCACAAGGTTCCTATGCTCTACCAAATGGTTCAGTAGCTGTATTGAAGCCAAATGA GGCTGCTTTTGAGAAAGAAATAGAAGGTTTACCTTCCGCCACACGTTCTGTTGGGGATCTACCACCTGAGCTCCACTGCCCCTTGTGCAATGATGTGATGAAAGATGCTGTGCTGACAAGCAAGTGCTGTTTTAAAAGCTTTTGTGACAAAT GTATTAGGGACTATGTTATCTCCAAGTCCATGTGCAAATGTGGTGCAACAAATATTCTTGCAGATGATCTTTTACCAAATAAGACCCTAAGAGATACTATTAATCGTATATTGGAGTCAGGCAATAGCAGTGCTGAAAACGCTGGGAGCACCTTTCAAGTTCAAG ATATGGAGTCTGCTCGTTGTCCACAACTGAAGCTTCCATCTCCAACCTCATCGGCTACATCTAAGGGAGAACCAAAGGTTTCACTTGTTCATGAAGGAATGACGAATGTACTGGAAACTGTTGATGATAGAAAAACAGTTTCTGCTCCAGCTCCATTGCAAACATCAGAGCAAGTGAAGCCCAGAATGCCTGATGTAAGTGAAGCTACACATGAGTCGATGAGTGTAAAGGAACCAGCCTCACAAGGGAGTGCTCAGTTGGTTGAGGAGGAAGTCCAGCAAAAAATGGTTCCTGCTGAGGCAG gaaagaagaaaaaaaggaagaaagtcCATTTGCCTGCAAATG ATTTTCAGTGGAAAACCCCACACGACCTTGGGGATGAGAGCTACATGATGCCAATGGGCCCAGCACCTGGTTACAATTCATACTGGAACGGCATGCAACCTTGTATGGAAGGATTTATGGGACCATATGGTGTCCCGATGCAAATGATGGGTTATGGCCTGGGCCCCTTGGACATGCCATTTGCAGGTGGTCTGCCTCGTGATCCATTTGGCATGCAGGGTTACATGATGCCTGTTGTTCCACCTCATAG GGATCTTGCTGCTGAGTATGGCATGGGGATGAATGTTCCACCTCCAGTTATGAGTAGagaggagtttgaagctcggaAAGCTGATCGTTGCAGAAAGCGTGAAAATGAGAAACGGATTGATAG GGATTTCTTCAAAGATCGAGATTTTGGTAGGGAAGCGAGCAGTATTGGGGATGTTCCTATGAAATCAAAAACT GGTCTAGAAGTTGTAACAAGGGTAACAAGGATGAGTGTGTCACCACGTGAGTTGGAGCCTCCACGTGCTACCAAGAGAAAAGCTGACTACCATGTGGATTGGAATCGGGAATGTGAACGTGACCATGATCATGATCGTGACCAGAGGGACCACCGTGATCGAGAAAGAGGCCATCACCACCATCGCCACCACCGGTCAGAGTCCTCTTCCCGGATGTCATCTGAACCACCAAAACCTCCTCAATTGCACCATCATCTGCAGCTGCAGACCGCAAATAGAAGGCCAGTGTTTTCTCCCGCGTAA
- the LOC130961396 gene encoding E3 ubiquitin ligase PQT3-like isoform X1 has protein sequence MAVYYKFKSTRDYNSIPMDGPFISVGTLKEKIFESKHLGRGTDFDLVVTNAQTNEEYLDEAMLIPKNTSVLIRRVPGLPRLPIIIELEQKKVENTAMEAEPENSSLTAEDASAVKYPEDSEWDEFGNDLYAIPDVPPIQSSNLIPEAPPTNKADEESKIKALIDTPALDWQRQGSDFGAGRGFGRGMGGRMAGGRGFGLERKTPPQGYVCHRCKVPGHFIQHCPTNGDPNYDIKRVKQPTGIPRSMLMVNPQGSYALPNGSVAVLKPNEAAFEKEIEGLPSATRSVGDLPPELHCPLCNDVMKDAVLTSKCCFKSFCDKCIRDYVISKSMCKCGATNILADDLLPNKTLRDTINRILESGNSSAENAGSTFQVQDMESARCPQLKLPSPTSSATSKGEPKVSLVHEGMTNVLETVDDRKTVSAPAPLQTSEQVKPRMPDVSEATHESMSVKEPASQGSAQLVEEEVQQKMVPAEAGKKKKRKKVHLPANDFQWKTPHDLGDESYMMPMGPAPGYNSYWNGMQPCMEGFMGPYGVPMQMMGYGLGPLDMPFAGGLPRDPFGMQGYMMPVVPPHRDLAAEYGMGMNVPPPVMSREEFEARKADRCRKRENEKRIDRDFFKDRDFGREASSIGDVPMKSKTGLEVVTRVTRMSVSPRELEPPRATKRKADYHVDWNRECERDHDHDRDQRDHRDRERGHHHHRHHRSESSSRMSSEPPKPPQLHHHLQLQTANRRPVFSPA, from the exons ATGGCGGTGTATTATAAATTTAAGAGTACAAGAGATTATAATTCAATTCCCATGGACGGTCCTTTCATCTCTGTTGGAacattgaaagaaaaaatatttgaatcCAAGCATTTAGGCAGGGGTACTGATTTTGATCTCGTGGTAACCAACGCCCAGACCAATGAAG AATATCTTGATGAAGCAATGCTGATTCCTAAAAATACCTCCGTGTTAATTCGTCGGGTTCCTGGTCTGCCACGTTTACCAATTATTATTGAACTAGA GCAAAAAAAGGTGGAAAATACGGCTATGGAAGCTGAACCTGAAAACAGCAGCTTAACAGCTGAAGATGCATCTGCTGTAAAATAT CCAGAAGATTCAGAATGGGATGAATTTGGAAATGATTTGTATGCGATTCCTGATGTACCACCCATTCAATCAAGCAACTTAATTCCTGAAGCTCCTCCAACCAACAAAGCTGATGAAGAAAGTAAGATAAAGGCTTTGATTGATACTCCTGCCTTGGATTGGCAACG TCAAGGATCGGACTTTGGTGCTGGTAGAGGTTTTGGAAGAGGTATGGGTGGACGGATGGCGGGTGGTCGTGGTTTTG GGCTGGAGCGGAAAACACCTCCTCAAGGCTATGTATGTCACAGGTGCAAGGTTCCTG gcCATTTTATTCAGCACTGCCCTACAAACGGTGATCCAAATTATGACATCAAGAGAGTTAAACAACCTACTGGTATTCCGAGATCCATGCTGATGGTGAACCCACAAGGTTCCTATGCTCTACCAAATGGTTCAGTAGCTGTATTGAAGCCAAATGA GGCTGCTTTTGAGAAAGAAATAGAAGGTTTACCTTCCGCCACACGTTCTGTTGGGGATCTACCACCTGAGCTCCACTGCCCCTTGTGCAATGATGTGATGAAAGATGCTGTGCTGACAAGCAAGTGCTGTTTTAAAAGCTTTTGTGACAAAT GTATTAGGGACTATGTTATCTCCAAGTCCATGTGCAAATGTGGTGCAACAAATATTCTTGCAGATGATCTTTTACCAAATAAGACCCTAAGAGATACTATTAATCGTATATTGGAGTCAGGCAATAGCAGTGCTGAAAACGCTGGGAGCACCTTTCAAGTTCAAG ATATGGAGTCTGCTCGTTGTCCACAACTGAAGCTTCCATCTCCAACCTCATCGGCTACATCTAAGGGAGAACCAAAGGTTTCACTTGTTCATGAAGGAATGACGAATGTACTGGAAACTGTTGATGATAGAAAAACAGTTTCTGCTCCAGCTCCATTGCAAACATCAGAGCAAGTGAAGCCCAGAATGCCTGATGTAAGTGAAGCTACACATGAGTCGATGAGTGTAAAGGAACCAGCCTCACAAGGGAGTGCTCAGTTGGTTGAGGAGGAAGTCCAGCAAAAAATGGTTCCTGCTGAGGCAG gaaagaagaaaaaaaggaagaaagtcCATTTGCCTGCAAATG ATTTTCAGTGGAAAACCCCACACGACCTTGGGGATGAGAGCTACATGATGCCAATGGGCCCAGCACCTGGTTACAATTCATACTGGAACGGCATGCAACCTTGTATGGAAGGATTTATGGGACCATATGGTGTCCCGATGCAAATGATGGGTTATGGCCTGGGCCCCTTGGACATGCCATTTGCAGGTGGTCTGCCTCGTGATCCATTTGGCATGCAGGGTTACATGATGCCTGTTGTTCCACCTCATAG GGATCTTGCTGCTGAGTATGGCATGGGGATGAATGTTCCACCTCCAGTTATGAGTAGagaggagtttgaagctcggaAAGCTGATCGTTGCAGAAAGCGTGAAAATGAGAAACGGATTGATAG GGATTTCTTCAAAGATCGAGATTTTGGTAGGGAAGCGAGCAGTATTGGGGATGTTCCTATGAAATCAAAAACT GGTCTAGAAGTTGTAACAAGGGTAACAAGGATGAGTGTGTCACCACGTGAGTTGGAGCCTCCACGTGCTACCAAGAGAAAAGCTGACTACCATGTGGATTGGAATCGGGAATGTGAACGTGACCATGATCATGATCGTGACCAGAGGGACCACCGTGATCGAGAAAGAGGCCATCACCACCATCGCCACCACCGGTCAGAGTCCTCTTCCCGGATGTCATCTGAACCACCAAAACCTCCTCAATTGCACCATCATCTGCAGCTGCAGACCGCAAATAGAAGGCCAGTGTTTTCTCCCGCGTAA
- the LOC130961396 gene encoding E3 ubiquitin ligase PQT3-like isoform X2, with product MLIPKNTSVLIRRVPGLPRLPIIIELEQKKVENTAMEAEPENSSLTAEDASAVKYPEDSEWDEFGNDLYAIPDVPPIQSSNLIPEAPPTNKADEESKIKALIDTPALDWQRQGSDFGAGRGFGRGMGGRMAGGRGFGLERKTPPQGYVCHRCKVPGHFIQHCPTNGDPNYDIKRVKQPTGIPRSMLMVNPQGSYALPNGSVAVLKPNEAAFEKEIEGLPSATRSVGDLPPELHCPLCNDVMKDAVLTSKCCFKSFCDKCIRDYVISKSMCKCGATNILADDLLPNKTLRDTINRILESGNSSAENAGSTFQVQDMESARCPQLKLPSPTSSATSKGEPKVSLVHEGMTNVLETVDDRKTVSAPAPLQTSEQVKPRMPDVSEATHESMSVKEPASQGSAQLVEEEVQQKMVPAEAGKKKKRKKVHLPANDFQWKTPHDLGDESYMMPMGPAPGYNSYWNGMQPCMEGFMGPYGVPMQMMGYGLGPLDMPFAGGLPRDPFGMQGYMMPVVPPHRDLAAEYGMGMNVPPPVMSREEFEARKADRCRKRENEKRIDRDFFKDRDFGREASSIGDVPMKSKTGLEVVTRVTRMSVSPRELEPPRATKRKADYHVDWNRECERDHDHDRDQRDHRDRERGHHHHRHHRSESSSRMSSEPPKPPQLHHHLQLQTANRRPVFSPA from the exons ATGCTGATTCCTAAAAATACCTCCGTGTTAATTCGTCGGGTTCCTGGTCTGCCACGTTTACCAATTATTATTGAACTAGA GCAAAAAAAGGTGGAAAATACGGCTATGGAAGCTGAACCTGAAAACAGCAGCTTAACAGCTGAAGATGCATCTGCTGTAAAATAT CCAGAAGATTCAGAATGGGATGAATTTGGAAATGATTTGTATGCGATTCCTGATGTACCACCCATTCAATCAAGCAACTTAATTCCTGAAGCTCCTCCAACCAACAAAGCTGATGAAGAAAGTAAGATAAAGGCTTTGATTGATACTCCTGCCTTGGATTGGCAACG TCAAGGATCGGACTTTGGTGCTGGTAGAGGTTTTGGAAGAGGTATGGGTGGACGGATGGCGGGTGGTCGTGGTTTTG GGCTGGAGCGGAAAACACCTCCTCAAGGCTATGTATGTCACAGGTGCAAGGTTCCTG gcCATTTTATTCAGCACTGCCCTACAAACGGTGATCCAAATTATGACATCAAGAGAGTTAAACAACCTACTGGTATTCCGAGATCCATGCTGATGGTGAACCCACAAGGTTCCTATGCTCTACCAAATGGTTCAGTAGCTGTATTGAAGCCAAATGA GGCTGCTTTTGAGAAAGAAATAGAAGGTTTACCTTCCGCCACACGTTCTGTTGGGGATCTACCACCTGAGCTCCACTGCCCCTTGTGCAATGATGTGATGAAAGATGCTGTGCTGACAAGCAAGTGCTGTTTTAAAAGCTTTTGTGACAAAT GTATTAGGGACTATGTTATCTCCAAGTCCATGTGCAAATGTGGTGCAACAAATATTCTTGCAGATGATCTTTTACCAAATAAGACCCTAAGAGATACTATTAATCGTATATTGGAGTCAGGCAATAGCAGTGCTGAAAACGCTGGGAGCACCTTTCAAGTTCAAG ATATGGAGTCTGCTCGTTGTCCACAACTGAAGCTTCCATCTCCAACCTCATCGGCTACATCTAAGGGAGAACCAAAGGTTTCACTTGTTCATGAAGGAATGACGAATGTACTGGAAACTGTTGATGATAGAAAAACAGTTTCTGCTCCAGCTCCATTGCAAACATCAGAGCAAGTGAAGCCCAGAATGCCTGATGTAAGTGAAGCTACACATGAGTCGATGAGTGTAAAGGAACCAGCCTCACAAGGGAGTGCTCAGTTGGTTGAGGAGGAAGTCCAGCAAAAAATGGTTCCTGCTGAGGCAG gaaagaagaaaaaaaggaagaaagtcCATTTGCCTGCAAATG ATTTTCAGTGGAAAACCCCACACGACCTTGGGGATGAGAGCTACATGATGCCAATGGGCCCAGCACCTGGTTACAATTCATACTGGAACGGCATGCAACCTTGTATGGAAGGATTTATGGGACCATATGGTGTCCCGATGCAAATGATGGGTTATGGCCTGGGCCCCTTGGACATGCCATTTGCAGGTGGTCTGCCTCGTGATCCATTTGGCATGCAGGGTTACATGATGCCTGTTGTTCCACCTCATAG GGATCTTGCTGCTGAGTATGGCATGGGGATGAATGTTCCACCTCCAGTTATGAGTAGagaggagtttgaagctcggaAAGCTGATCGTTGCAGAAAGCGTGAAAATGAGAAACGGATTGATAG GGATTTCTTCAAAGATCGAGATTTTGGTAGGGAAGCGAGCAGTATTGGGGATGTTCCTATGAAATCAAAAACT GGTCTAGAAGTTGTAACAAGGGTAACAAGGATGAGTGTGTCACCACGTGAGTTGGAGCCTCCACGTGCTACCAAGAGAAAAGCTGACTACCATGTGGATTGGAATCGGGAATGTGAACGTGACCATGATCATGATCGTGACCAGAGGGACCACCGTGATCGAGAAAGAGGCCATCACCACCATCGCCACCACCGGTCAGAGTCCTCTTCCCGGATGTCATCTGAACCACCAAAACCTCCTCAATTGCACCATCATCTGCAGCTGCAGACCGCAAATAGAAGGCCAGTGTTTTCTCCCGCGTAA